A single Pantoea rwandensis DNA region contains:
- a CDS encoding SmdB family multidrug efflux ABC transporter permease/ATP-binding protein — MAKSQRLWPTLKRLLSYGKPWRKSLWLAVGMLWIAAAAEVTGPVLVSYFIDNLVAKHQMPWDIAIGLLVCFILLQLLAAGLHYFQALLFNRAAIGVVQQLRMDVMNAALRQPLSAFDTQPVGQIISRVTNDTEVIKDLYVTVVATVLRSAALIGAMLVAMFSLDWRMALVAIVIFPLVLTVMLIYQRYSTPIARRVRSYLADINNGFNEVINGMSVIQQFRQQARFGERMGEASRSHYLARMETLRLDGFLLRPLLSLFSAMILCGLLMLFSFATPGVFEVGVLYAFITYLGRLNEPLIELTTQQSMLQQAVVSGERIFELMDATQQGYGTDNLPLASGRITLHDVSFAYRDNRDVLSHISLEVPARGFVALVGHTGSGKSTLANLLMGYYPVTRGSIELDGRPLSQLTHEALRQSVAMVQQDPVVLADTLLANVRLGRDIPEEQVWQALEKVQLASLARSMSEGIHTRLGEQGNNLSVGQKQLLALARVLVSLPQILILDEATANIDSGTEQAIQHALRALRQHSTLVVIAHRLSTITEADQILVLHRGQVAERGTHAQLLAQQGRYWQMYQLQQAGDELAASIPAQSEG, encoded by the coding sequence ATGGCTAAATCGCAACGTTTGTGGCCAACCCTGAAACGCCTGCTGTCATACGGCAAACCCTGGCGAAAATCGCTGTGGCTGGCGGTCGGCATGCTGTGGATTGCGGCGGCGGCAGAAGTCACCGGCCCGGTGCTGGTGAGCTACTTCATTGATAATCTGGTGGCAAAACACCAAATGCCCTGGGACATCGCCATTGGGCTGCTGGTGTGCTTTATTTTGCTGCAACTGCTGGCTGCTGGTTTGCACTATTTCCAGGCGCTGCTGTTTAATCGCGCGGCGATTGGTGTGGTGCAGCAGTTACGCATGGACGTGATGAACGCGGCACTGCGTCAGCCGCTTAGCGCCTTTGATACCCAGCCGGTGGGGCAGATTATCTCGCGCGTTACCAACGATACCGAAGTGATCAAAGATCTCTACGTCACGGTGGTGGCTACCGTGCTGCGCAGTGCCGCACTGATTGGCGCAATGCTGGTGGCGATGTTCTCGCTCGACTGGCGCATGGCGCTGGTGGCGATTGTCATCTTCCCGCTGGTACTCACGGTGATGCTGATTTATCAGCGTTACAGCACGCCGATTGCGCGTCGTGTACGTAGCTATCTGGCGGATATCAATAATGGTTTCAATGAAGTGATCAACGGCATGAGCGTGATCCAGCAGTTTCGCCAGCAGGCGCGCTTTGGTGAACGCATGGGCGAGGCCAGCCGCTCACACTATCTGGCGCGCATGGAAACCCTGCGACTGGACGGTTTCTTGTTGCGTCCACTGCTGAGTCTGTTTTCGGCGATGATACTCTGTGGGCTGCTGATGCTGTTCAGCTTTGCCACGCCCGGGGTGTTTGAGGTCGGCGTGCTTTACGCCTTTATTACCTATCTGGGACGGCTGAACGAACCCTTGATTGAGCTCACCACGCAACAATCGATGCTGCAACAGGCGGTGGTTTCCGGCGAGCGTATCTTCGAACTGATGGATGCCACTCAACAGGGATACGGCACGGATAACCTGCCGTTGGCCTCAGGGCGTATTACCTTGCACGATGTCAGTTTTGCCTACCGCGATAATCGGGATGTACTGAGCCATATCAGCCTCGAGGTGCCGGCGCGCGGTTTTGTGGCGCTGGTGGGGCATACAGGCAGTGGCAAAAGTACGCTGGCGAATTTACTGATGGGATATTATCCGGTGACACGCGGCAGCATCGAGCTGGATGGTCGCCCCTTATCGCAGCTGACGCATGAGGCGCTACGCCAAAGCGTCGCTATGGTGCAGCAGGATCCGGTGGTGCTGGCTGATACCTTGTTAGCCAACGTGCGGCTGGGACGCGATATCCCGGAAGAGCAAGTGTGGCAGGCACTGGAAAAAGTGCAGCTTGCCTCGCTGGCACGATCGATGTCAGAGGGCATTCACACGCGGCTGGGTGAACAAGGCAACAATTTGTCGGTCGGGCAAAAACAGTTGCTGGCGCTGGCGCGAGTGCTGGTTTCGCTGCCACAAATTTTGATCCTTGATGAAGCGACTGCCAATATCGATTCCGGTACCGAACAGGCGATTCAGCATGCGCTGCGTGCACTACGCCAGCACAGCACGCTGGTGGTGATTGCGCACCGTCTTTCTACTATCACTGAAGCGGATCAGATTTTGGTATTGCACCGTGGTCAGGTTGCCGAGCGGGGCACGCATGCACAGTTGCTGGCTCAACAGGGGCGTTACTGGCAGATGTATCAGCTACAGC